From Saccharomycodes ludwigii strain NBRC 1722 chromosome IV, whole genome shotgun sequence, one genomic window encodes:
- a CDS encoding putative haloacid dehalogenase-like hydrolase (similar to Saccharomyces cerevisiae YOR131C | putative haloacid dehalogenase-like hydrolase), whose product MTISKHTNNKSTAIPKLTNIKGIVFDMDGTLCLPQNWMFKEMRQAVGLTDRSKDILQYIESLPTLESQKAANDGIEQVELKAMQLMQPQPGLNELMEYLTINSISKNICTRNKITPVNALIGKFIDTKYSKFDYILTRDFQPTKPSPEPLLYIKNRLDSSSNNNVGKMVMVGDSIDDMKSGRYAGFITILLLNENNSYLVADNSEHKHLVDYTITRLDELII is encoded by the coding sequence ATGACCATAAGCAAacatacaaataataaaagtacaGCTATCCCGAAGTTAACAAACATTAAAGGCATTGTTTTTGACATGGATGGTACTTTATGTTTGCCACAAAATTGGATGTTTAAAGAAATGAGACAAGCCGTCGGTCTGACCGATAGAAGCAAAGACATTTTACAATATATCGAAAGTTTACCAACTTTGGAATCACAAAAAGCAGCAAATGACGGAATCGAACAAGTTGAACTAAAGGCAATGCAATTGATGCAACCACAGCCTGGATTAAACGAGTTAATGGAATATTTAACCATAAACAgtatttctaaaaatatatgtacAAGAAATAAGATAACACCTGTGAATGCTTTAATTggtaaatttattgatacTAAATATAGCAAatttgattatattttaacgAGAGATTTCCAACCAACTAAACCATCGCCTGAACcgttattatatattaagaATAGATTGGATAGTAgcagtaacaataatgttGGTAAGATGGTAATGGTAGGTGACTCAATTGATGATATGAAAAGTGGTAGATATGCTGGTTTTATAActattcttttattaaacgAAAATAACAGTTATTTGGTGGCAGATAATAGTGAACATAAGCATTTGGTAGATTATACTATTACTAGATTGGACGAACTGATTATATAG
- the VPS17 gene encoding retromer subunit VPS17 (similar to Saccharomyces cerevisiae YOR132W | VPS17 | Vacuolar Protein Sorting), giving the protein MQNSYNNNNNNNNNADDDDYDYDYDNNPFSQSFLETQKVQNESENNTNNPNPPENEQNKDIISSDNNTIENYNTNANNNTITSATLQENHKKFLAKYKLLVKITKLSRTSNHTITSTTGSISDSNKGFIGNNGSANDINNELIVHLEINTNLPTFRKKINKNIIKSFTEFELFQQYLIQDEKLSCEIFPPAIPMFKTSYGVNNEEDLFQLQKYYHDWFEYRICKNPVILKNEELAIFLESDYNTYYPVSLNSGGATLSVSSSNTPLANSNNPAEMLKRKTLKQLQPPFDECTELATLRPMVKSWRKNCQLIQEKLVKVCKQKQNVSIQENDLGKNLGKLTANNTAISTTTNGSLTNLMYKRLGKTVISLGDFDSILTTFNMATLYDGLYWCIKDLYNVKETLTNRHILMRDLINVQSNLKKQQDNTRKLRAKRDISPLKVDEAIRSLQRITIIENELRHKLDKMTNELLVEKDEQVVGFWEDQNLKFISQYALKNIEYERKKLSILEKIRKDVRNCDKRGGLSRLGRKNVLSDSTDNSSSSVNPNRNNDNDGDIKDNGGDSWSGNRRRDTITGDIQENQQVDKTVSDKNNDDNDGMAALLSAKTAASLLGQSTFV; this is encoded by the coding sequence atgcaGAACtcttataataacaacaacaataataataacaatgctGATGACGATGATTATGATTACGATTATGATAACAACCCCTTTTCACAGTCTTTTCTAGAAACACAAAAGGTACAAAATGAAagtgaaaataatactaacaaTCCTAATCCTCCTGAAaatgaacaaaataaagatattatcagctcagataataatacaatagAGAATTACAATACCAACgctaacaataatacaatAACAAGTGCCACATTGCAAGAAAATCACAAAAAATTCCTAGCCAAGTATAAACTATTAGTTAAAATCACTAAGTTATCCAGGACTTCAAATCATACTATTACATCAACAACAGGCTCTATTAGTGATAGTAATAAAGGGTTTATTGGTAATAACGGTTCTGCTAACGATATCAATAATGAGTTGATTGTTCACTTAGAGATTAACACTAATTTACCCACAtttaggaaaaaaataaacaaaaatataatcaagTCCTTTACTgaatttgaattatttcAACAATATTTGATCCAGGATGAGAAATTATCTTGTGAGATATTTCCGCCAGCAATTCCAATGTTTAAGACTTCATACGGTGTCAATAATGAAGAGGATTTATTtcaattacaaaaatattaccatGATTGGTTTGAATATAGGATTTGCAAAAACCCagttattttgaaaaatgaagaattaGCTATATTCTTAGAAAGTGATTATAACACCTATTATCCAGTATCTTTAAATAGCGGAGGTGCTACGTTATCTGTATCAAGTTCTAATACACCACTTGCTAATAGTAACAATCCTGCTGAAAtgttaaaaagaaaaacattAAAGCAACTACAACCACCATTTGACGAATGTACAGAATTGGCTACACTTAGACCAATGGTTAAGTCTTGGAGAAAAAATTGTCAATTGATTCAAGAGAAACTAGTTAAAGTATGCAAACAGAAGCAAAATGTGTCTATCCAAGAAAATGATTTAGGTAAGAACCTAGGGAAATTAACTGCCAATAATACTGCTATTTCTACGACCACCAATGGTAGTTTGACTAACCTTATGTACAAGAGGTTGGGAAAAACAGTTATTTCCCTTGGAGATTTTGATAGTATTTTAACCACTTTCAATATGGCAACCTTATATGATGGGTTGTATTGGTGTATTAAGGACTTATATAATGTTAAAGAAACATTAACCAATAGACACATATTAATGAGAGATTTAATCAATGTGCAATCCAACTTGAAAAAACAACAGGATAACACAAGAAAATTAAGAGCCAAAAGAGATATAAGCCCTCTCAAAGTAGACGAAGCTATAAGATCTTTACAAAGGATCACGATTATAGAAAATGAATTAAGACACAAATTAGATAAAATGACCAATGAATTATTGGTGGAAAAAGATGAACAGGTTGTTGGTTTCTGGGAAGATCAAAACTTGAAATTTATATCGCAGTATGCTTTGAAGAATATTGAGTATGAAAGGAAGAAATTGAGCATTTTAGagaaaattagaaaagatGTTAGAAATTGTGATAAAAGAGGTGGACTAAGCAGATtaggaagaaaaaatgttCTGAGTGATAGTACtgataatagtagtagtagtgtTAACCCCAATAGGAACAATGATAACGATGGTGATATTAAAGATAACGGTGGAGATAGTTGGTCGGGTAATCGTAGAAGAGATACAATAACCGGCGACATACAAGAAAATCAACAGGTTGATAAAACCGTAtcagataaaaataatgacgATAATGATGGTATGGCCGCATTGCTGTCTGCTAAAACTGCAGCCAGTTTATTAGGTCAATCCACTTTCGTGTGA